A DNA window from Vigna angularis cultivar LongXiaoDou No.4 chromosome 1, ASM1680809v1, whole genome shotgun sequence contains the following coding sequences:
- the LOC108340565 gene encoding chaperone protein dnaJ 20, chloroplastic — translation MDALSLSSSSSLNMYKPFQSHGLPQQRVSTVKFGTVSCRATTQENLYKVLSVSPERATMDEIKRAYRSMALRYHPDVCHDPTMKEESTRLFVQVNAAYKTLSNPRLREQYDSELGLRSQVMSVGSDHERWGSVSVCSDFERWGSKFQEEVIEVKTRSRRRMGQKGGSSATRMRTQNMKDRH, via the coding sequence ATGGATGCTTTATCTTTAAGTTCAAGTTCAAGCCTAAACATGTACAAGCCCTTTCAATCTCATGGCCTTCCACAGCAAAGAGTTTCCACTGTGAAGTTTGGTACTGTTTCATGCAGAGCCACAACCCAAGAAAACTTGTACAAGGTACTGTCTGTGAGTCCGGAAAGAGCAACAATGGATGAGATTAAGAGGGCTTATAGATCTATGGCTCTAAGGTACCACCCTGATGTGTGCCACGATCCCACCATGAAAGAGGAGTCTACGAGGCTGTTTGTGCAGGTGAATGCAGCTTACAAGACCTTGTCCAATCCAAGGCTTCGAGAACAGTACGACAGTGAATTGGGTCTGAGAAGCCAAGTCATGAGTGTGGGTAGTGATCATGAAAGATGGGGAAGTGTGAGTGTTTGTAGTGATTTTGAGAGATGGGGAAGTAAGTTTCAGGAGGAAGTGATTGAGGTGAAGACAAGGTCTCGTAGACGAATGGGACAAAAGGGAGGATCATCAGCTACCAGAATGAGAACACAAAACATGAAAGACAGACATTGA